From the genome of Thermomicrobiales bacterium:
GCGTCGAGCTCGTCCGGGACGATGCCACGCACGTCGTACGCCTTGAAGATCGTTGCCTGATCGAATGCCATCGTTTCATTGCCCTCGTGGTGGTCGCTCGAACTCTGATGAGCCGATGGTGACACGTCGATGAAGTTGAGTCCAGTTTCCCGTGCCCAGAGTTACCGCGAGTTCACGCGCACACAGGCATTCCCTACTACACTCTGGAGACTGGACTCTGGACACTGGACCCATTTCAAAGGCACTCGATGACCACTACTTCCAATGGACATGCCGCGCCAACCGAGCGGATCGCCATTCCAGCGCGCGCGCCCGTGGATCTCCATCTGCATACCCTGGCAAGCGATGGAGCATGGACGCCTTCGGCGTTGATCGACCATCTGGCCCAGCGAGGCTTTCGCGTGGCGGCGATTTGCGATCACGATACGCAGCGGTCTGTTGTGCAAGCGATCGAGCTGGGCAAGCTTCGCGGCGTGCACGTGATCCCTGGTGTGGAGGTCACCTGCGGCTGGAACGGCCGTCAGCTCCATATTCTCTGCTACGGGATTCGACCCGATCGGACCGACCCGGACGCGCAGCCATTTTTGAAGTTGATGCACACGATCGATCTCCAACTCCAGGAGAACGCGGCCGATGCCGCCCGCCGGATCGAAGCTGATGGCAAGCCGCTTCCCAATCTCGAGCAGGTGCGTGCAGGGCGACCGCTCTGGCCATTTCATGTGCTCAGCGCTGCGATCGAGATGCAGCATGTGCCGAACCTCACCAAGGCCGCGGAGCTGGTGGTCGCGCTTGGAGGCGCCTTCACCGCCGATCTGCCGTTGACCGATGTCGTCGAAGCAGCGCACCGAGCCGGCGGCGTCTGTTCGATCGCGCATCCAGGCCGCGCGGACGCGGTCGGCATCGTTTCGGAAGAGGACATCGATCGAATCGTTGCGGAAACGGGGATGGACGGCCTGGAAGCGCACTACCGCTCGTATACCGATCAGCAGACAGCCCTCTACCGAAGGTTGGCAGACGAGCGTGGGATGTTCATCTCAGCGGGATCTGACTCGCACGCGCTTCATCGCCCGGTCAACCCTCGTCCGTGGCACGCCATCTGGGCGAAAGACCTGCTGGAACGGCTCGGTGTCGAGCTGGCGCCGCTTCCTGACGGTGAGCCGGTCTGGATCGCCGGGATGGACCCGGAAGCGTCTCTTCCGGCGCCGGTTCCTCCGCCGCCTACGCCCGATCCCGAACCGATGGAAACCGAGGCGAGTATTGCCGCCGAACTTGGAGAAACCCGATGACCCTACACGTCGAGACGTTTGCCGGTGGGCCGATCGACACCAATGCCTATCTCGTGTTCGATGACAAGTCGAAGCAGATTCT
Proteins encoded in this window:
- a CDS encoding PHP domain-containing protein — translated: MTTTSNGHAAPTERIAIPARAPVDLHLHTLASDGAWTPSALIDHLAQRGFRVAAICDHDTQRSVVQAIELGKLRGVHVIPGVEVTCGWNGRQLHILCYGIRPDRTDPDAQPFLKLMHTIDLQLQENAADAARRIEADGKPLPNLEQVRAGRPLWPFHVLSAAIEMQHVPNLTKAAELVVALGGAFTADLPLTDVVEAAHRAGGVCSIAHPGRADAVGIVSEEDIDRIVAETGMDGLEAHYRSYTDQQTALYRRLADERGMFISAGSDSHALHRPVNPRPWHAIWAKDLLERLGVELAPLPDGEPVWIAGMDPEASLPAPVPPPPTPDPEPMETEASIAAELGETR